A DNA window from Helianthus annuus cultivar XRQ/B chromosome 15, HanXRQr2.0-SUNRISE, whole genome shotgun sequence contains the following coding sequences:
- the LOC110913686 gene encoding uncharacterized protein LOC110913686: MTDGVLSILDERIKKLEVDSNLAKEKPGGRKPCSYKEFMACKPPIYNGEVDPIVCQRWLSDIEGVFERTHCDEDDYVAYGTSQLRSQAKEWWDNKKREIGSEAAKVMTWEEFKTPFLKHHSPKAVVNKIKEEFMQLRHKGETIDKITTMFMDKMKFCSELVTNKEQKIYYYHNMLSAEYREFITPSKYETLTEIINVAREREIELKKSIERGERKAQDVNPSPTKKARTNEIAKKSDTKSGSLSCKICGKGHKRSECPELVGKKDGQDLKGEAPKAKARSFQLTAAEAKVEPEVVSGKESGSSSGQAGGNTRGKGVP, translated from the exons ATGACGGATGGAG ttttatCAATATTAGAcgagagaatcaagaaattggaagTTGATTCAAATTTAGCAAAGGAAAAGCccggaggacgaaagccttgttcatacaaggaattcatggcatgTAAACCACCAATATATAATGGAGAGGTTGATCCAATAGTGTGCCAACGATGGCTAAGCGATATTGAAGGGGTATTTGAGAGGACCCATTGTGATGAAGATGACTACGTAGCCTATGGTACGAGTCAACTAAGGAGTCAAGCGAAAGAgtggtgggataacaaaaagagagAGATTGGTAGTGAAGCTGCTAAGGTCATGACATGGGAAGAGTTTAAGACGCCATTTCTTAAACATCATAGTCCCAAGGCGGTTGTGAATAAAATCAaagaagagttcatgcaacttagACACAAGGGTGAAACCATAGACAAAATTACGACAAtgtttatggacaaaatgaagttCTGCAGTGAACTGGTGACAAACaaagaacaaaagatatactactacCATAACATGTTGAGTGCAGAATATAGGGAGTTTATAACCCCTTCAAAATACGAAACCCTTACCGAGATCATTAATgttgctcgggaaagggagatcgaacTGAAAAAGAGCATTGAACGGGGTGAACGGAAAGCACAAGatgtaaatccaagccctaccaagaaagcacgAACAAATGAAATAGCGAAGAAATCGGATACAAAAAGTGGGTCGCTAAGTTGCAAAATTTGCGGGAAGG GTCACAAAAGATCGGAATGTCCGGAACTGGTtggaaagaaagatgggcaagactTGAAAGGTGAAGCCCCGAAAGCAAAAGCaagatctttccaattgaccgctgctgaagcaaaagtCGAACCTGaagtggtctcag